A single window of Calditerrivibrio sp. DNA harbors:
- the dut gene encoding dUTP diphosphatase, with protein MKRIVVNIKLDTDAIIPEYATTGSSGVDVRSIESGVINPSEIKLVKTGLFLEIPEGYEAQIRPRSGLALKHGITILNSPGTIDSDYRGEVCLILANFGNEPFEYKKGDRLAQMVFTEVVRVDFELIEDLNKTERGIGGFGHSGTN; from the coding sequence GTGAAAAGGATAGTGGTCAATATCAAACTAGATACAGACGCCATAATACCGGAGTATGCTACTACCGGCTCATCTGGAGTTGATGTTAGGTCTATCGAGTCTGGAGTTATAAATCCCAGTGAAATCAAGCTTGTTAAAACAGGGTTATTCCTTGAGATCCCTGAAGGTTATGAGGCTCAGATAAGACCCAGAAGTGGGCTTGCTTTGAAGCATGGAATAACTATTCTAAATTCACCGGGGACGATAGATTCAGACTATAGGGGTGAGGTTTGTTTGATATTGGCCAATTTTGGAAATGAGCCATTTGAGTACAAAAAAGGTGATAGGTTAGCACAGATGGTTTTTACAGAGGTGGTGAGAGTGGATTTTGAACTTATAGAAGATTTAAATAAAACAGAAAGAGGTATTGGAGGTTTTGGGCACAGTGGTACGAACTAA
- a CDS encoding gamma-glutamylcyclotransferase, translating to MVRTKRSKVFVYGTLKKGKQFNYLMKDAKFLGRAETVEKYAMYKDNIPYVVKDEQVSTIKGEVYLVNEKILHELDKFEEHPNYYYRELIKVRLDTGKEMDAYIYFFPEKRGVLVENGEY from the coding sequence GTGGTACGAACTAAAAGATCTAAGGTGTTTGTTTATGGAACATTAAAGAAGGGGAAGCAGTTTAATTACCTTATGAAGGATGCTAAATTCTTAGGTAGAGCTGAAACTGTAGAAAAGTACGCTATGTACAAAGATAATATCCCCTATGTTGTAAAAGATGAGCAGGTTTCTACAATTAAAGGTGAGGTATATCTTGTAAATGAAAAGATACTTCATGAACTGGATAAATTTGAAGAACATCCAAACTATTATTACAGGGAATTGATAAAGGTGCGTTTGGATACAGGTAAGGAAATGGATGCATATATATATTTTTTCCCTGAGAAAAGAGGTGTATTGGTAGAAAATGGTGAGTATTAA
- a CDS encoding FKBP-type peptidyl-prolyl cis-trans isomerase, with protein MIKNGSKIKICYTARGLDGELLDATPVNEPISFLIGGGELPEEIEKNLIGMTVGEKKKIIMTPDKLFGEWSEENVLLIPKELLPAEVGEIQPSKFIDLKDNNGNMFRGFVLEINEKGYVIDFNHPFAGKTIEYNIEIVAVEQ; from the coding sequence ATGATCAAGAACGGCTCAAAAATTAAAATCTGTTACACAGCAAGAGGGCTTGATGGTGAGCTTTTGGATGCTACTCCAGTCAATGAGCCCATATCTTTTTTGATAGGTGGTGGTGAACTGCCTGAAGAGATTGAGAAAAACCTTATAGGTATGACAGTAGGTGAGAAGAAAAAAATCATAATGACACCAGATAAATTATTTGGTGAATGGTCTGAGGAAAATGTTTTGCTTATACCGAAAGAGCTTTTACCAGCTGAAGTGGGTGAGATTCAGCCATCGAAGTTTATTGATTTAAAAGATAACAATGGTAACATGTTTAGAGGGTTTGTGTTAGAGATCAATGAAAAAGGTTATGTGATAGATTTTAACCATCCTTTTGCTGGTAAAACTATTGAATACAACATTGAAATAGTGGCTGTAGAGCAGTAG